A stretch of the uncultured Desulfobacter sp. genome encodes the following:
- a CDS encoding ABC transporter ATP-binding protein: protein MAQLELKEISVRFGGLLALSKLSFTIGNGRVVGLIGPNGAGKTTVFNVLTGVYQASEGDVVFNGKSIKGKRPYVIFEKGIARTFQNIRLFSAMTAVENAMVARHCRTKKGIIGSILHTPSQKREEAWIREKALKALKFMGVDKYADTVASNLPYGLQRRLEIARAIASEPQVLLLDEPAAGMNPSESAELMHDIARMKDLGIDVLLVEHDMKVVMGVCEHIVCVDHGVKIAEGSPSEIQNDPNVIEAYLGQPANQ from the coding sequence ATGGCTCAATTAGAACTTAAAGAAATCAGTGTACGGTTTGGCGGACTCCTTGCTCTGTCCAAATTGAGTTTTACCATCGGCAACGGCCGGGTTGTCGGGCTCATTGGACCTAACGGCGCGGGAAAAACAACGGTTTTCAACGTGTTGACCGGTGTGTACCAGGCATCCGAAGGCGACGTGGTTTTTAACGGCAAAAGCATCAAGGGCAAACGACCCTATGTCATCTTTGAAAAAGGGATTGCCAGAACATTTCAAAATATTCGTCTGTTTTCAGCCATGACTGCTGTTGAAAACGCCATGGTGGCCAGACATTGCAGAACGAAAAAAGGGATCATCGGCTCCATTCTGCATACCCCGTCCCAGAAGCGGGAAGAAGCCTGGATCCGGGAAAAAGCCTTGAAGGCCCTTAAATTCATGGGGGTGGATAAATATGCCGACACCGTGGCCTCCAATCTGCCCTATGGCCTGCAGCGGCGCCTGGAGATTGCCCGGGCCATTGCATCCGAACCCCAGGTGCTGCTTTTGGACGAACCCGCCGCCGGTATGAACCCCAGTGAGTCAGCGGAATTAATGCATGATATTGCGCGCATGAAAGACCTTGGCATTGACGTGCTTTTGGTGGAGCACGACATGAAAGTGGTCATGGGTGTGTGTGAACATATTGTTTGTGTTGATCATGGTGTAAAAATAGCCGAAGGGTCTCCTTCTGAAATCCAGAATGACCCCAATGTAATAGAGGCATATCTTGGTCAGCCGGCCAATCAATAA
- a CDS encoding ammonium transporter codes for MMLRYVALVVGLVLLNVCPVLAGEGTIDTGDTAWVTMSTALVMMMTPAGLALFYGGMSRYKNLLNTIAMTLVAYCLASVVWVAWGYSLAFGESDSLFIGNLSHLFLSGIDIHSVSGSIPTIIFALFQMTFACISIAIVLGSVVDRMKFSSWIVFTILWITFVYAPVCNWAWGGGWMHHIGALDFAGGNVVHINAGVSGLVLALVLGKRNGYGKEPMIPSSVAFTALGAGLLWFGWFGFNAGSELAADGVAASAFMVTNTAASIAGIAWLFVEWKISGKPTLLGLASGAVAGLVGITPAAGFVSLAGAFAIGAIAGVLGYFGVAVIKHKLGYDDSLDAFGIHGLCGIWGALATGLFATPAVTEGAVGLFYGNTKQLGVQALSVIGTAAFAAVATLIVIYVTKALTGGIRVNPDEERSGLDNAIHGERGFEIE; via the coding sequence ATGATGTTAAGATACGTTGCGCTTGTCGTTGGCTTGGTCCTGTTAAATGTATGTCCCGTCCTGGCTGGAGAAGGCACCATTGACACCGGTGATACTGCATGGGTAACCATGTCTACAGCCCTTGTCATGATGATGACGCCGGCCGGTCTGGCTTTGTTCTATGGCGGCATGTCTCGATACAAGAATTTGTTAAACACCATTGCCATGACGCTTGTGGCTTATTGTCTGGCTTCAGTGGTCTGGGTGGCCTGGGGCTATTCGCTGGCCTTTGGCGAAAGCGACTCTCTTTTTATCGGAAATTTAAGTCATCTGTTTTTATCCGGCATTGACATTCATTCGGTATCCGGTTCCATTCCCACCATAATTTTTGCGCTGTTTCAGATGACCTTTGCCTGCATTTCTATTGCCATTGTTCTGGGTTCTGTTGTGGACAGAATGAAATTTTCTTCTTGGATTGTGTTCACCATCCTGTGGATTACATTTGTTTATGCCCCAGTATGCAACTGGGCATGGGGTGGGGGATGGATGCATCACATCGGTGCTTTGGATTTTGCCGGCGGTAATGTTGTCCACATCAATGCTGGTGTCTCAGGTTTGGTCCTGGCGCTGGTTTTAGGCAAACGTAATGGCTATGGAAAAGAACCTATGATCCCCTCCTCTGTTGCGTTCACAGCCCTGGGAGCAGGTCTTCTGTGGTTCGGTTGGTTCGGCTTTAATGCCGGTAGTGAACTGGCAGCCGACGGTGTAGCGGCGTCTGCATTCATGGTTACCAATACGGCGGCTTCCATTGCAGGAATTGCCTGGTTGTTCGTTGAGTGGAAGATATCAGGAAAGCCCACGCTTCTTGGTCTTGCTTCCGGTGCCGTGGCTGGGTTGGTCGGTATCACCCCGGCAGCCGGATTTGTCTCCCTTGCAGGTGCCTTTGCCATTGGTGCAATTGCCGGTGTCTTGGGATATTTCGGTGTTGCCGTAATCAAGCACAAATTGGGATATGATGACTCTCTCGACGCTTTTGGCATCCATGGGCTTTGCGGTATCTGGGGTGCCTTGGCCACCGGGCTTTTTGCCACACCTGCAGTGACGGAAGGGGCGGTCGGTCTTTTTTACGGCAACACAAAACAATTGGGCGTCCAGGCGCTTTCCGTCATCGGCACAGCTGCCTTTGCGGCCGTTGCCACACTGATCGTTATTTATGTTACCAAAGCGCTCACCGGTGGAATCCGGGTGAACCCGGACGAAGAGCGGTCAGGGCTTGATAATGCCATCCATGGTGAACGCGGTTTTGAAATTGAATAG
- the livM gene encoding high-affinity branched-chain amino acid ABC transporter permease LivM, which produces MIQEFKKVWKPYVMGMLWLLGLLWPMLGIHPDGTLSFQQTFTVWGYIAAGSLVCVIAYLIHAGGVASFITTPVARAAQGIKQSATALPTWVWLAALLIFALAYPQFAGRYGTDVAISVLFYICLGLGLNIVVGLAGMLDLGYIAFYGVGAYTYALLNTTYGLAFWACLPFAGVFAAIAGCIVGYPTLRMRGDYLAIVTLGFGEIIRLILNNWMELTNGPNGILGLNRIVWFRFLFEDGISFETIWVKKLQLFYYFALGLAVVVIIVVQRLNFSRVGRAWESIREDETAAELMGVNTFVYKLMAYGMGAFLAGLAGAFFAARMKFVSPESFTFLESAMVLCMVVLGGMGSIPGVILGVIALIALPEAFRQFEAYRMLIFGLTMILMMLFRPAGLIPAKRMGQRSEEKEG; this is translated from the coding sequence ATGATACAAGAGTTTAAAAAAGTATGGAAACCATACGTCATGGGCATGCTGTGGCTGCTGGGATTGCTGTGGCCCATGCTGGGGATTCATCCGGACGGCACCCTATCCTTTCAACAAACCTTTACAGTGTGGGGATATATTGCAGCAGGATCACTGGTCTGCGTTATTGCCTATCTGATCCATGCCGGCGGCGTCGCCTCTTTTATAACAACCCCTGTGGCCCGGGCAGCCCAAGGCATTAAGCAGAGCGCCACTGCGTTGCCGACCTGGGTCTGGCTGGCGGCATTGTTGATTTTTGCCCTGGCCTATCCCCAGTTTGCCGGGCGTTACGGCACGGATGTCGCCATCAGTGTTTTATTCTATATCTGTCTGGGATTGGGTTTGAACATTGTGGTGGGTCTGGCCGGTATGCTTGACCTTGGATATATTGCATTTTACGGTGTGGGTGCTTATACCTACGCACTGTTGAACACAACATACGGGTTGGCCTTCTGGGCCTGTCTGCCCTTTGCAGGGGTGTTTGCCGCCATTGCCGGTTGCATCGTGGGATATCCGACGTTGAGAATGCGCGGGGACTACCTGGCCATTGTGACCCTGGGATTTGGCGAGATCATCCGGCTGATTCTCAACAACTGGATGGAGTTGACCAACGGCCCCAACGGCATTCTCGGTCTTAACCGCATCGTGTGGTTCCGTTTTCTCTTTGAAGACGGGATCAGCTTTGAAACCATCTGGGTGAAAAAACTACAGCTGTTTTACTATTTTGCCCTGGGCCTTGCCGTGGTGGTGATTATTGTGGTGCAACGACTCAATTTCTCCCGGGTGGGCCGGGCTTGGGAATCCATCCGAGAAGATGAGACCGCGGCCGAACTTATGGGTGTAAACACCTTTGTGTATAAGCTTATGGCTTACGGCATGGGCGCTTTTCTGGCAGGGCTTGCCGGTGCATTTTTTGCTGCCAGAATGAAGTTTGTATCCCCTGAAAGTTTTACATTTCTTGAATCTGCCATGGTGCTGTGCATGGTTGTCCTGGGCGGCATGGGATCTATTCCGGGCGTTATTCTGGGTGTTATTGCCCTGATCGCTCTGCCCGAGGCATTCCGACAATTTGAAGCCTATCGCATGCTGATTTTTGGGTTGACCATGATCCTGATGATGCTGTTCCGCCCGGCCGGATTAATTCCTGCCAAACGCATGGGTCAACGATCTGAAGAGAAGGAGGGATAA
- a CDS encoding DNA polymerase III subunit alpha: MIPLAVHSHYSLMWGVPGVRELCARAKALGYTALALTDTNNLYGLWPFLDACAEFDLRPLVGAEITDTNTGSKVVALVKNSTGYANLCRLLTQRHRDPDFNLTHAIPPFGQGLILLTPSAQCLTLWHALSRQGMDLDIAAFIGRTPVSRNGPLCRAARAAKRPLVAAPDSYFLSPGDHDIHALMRAIDTKTTLSQLSFNQVAQANAFLGTPDYYAHKFAAMPEALTSTRSLAERLEFAGPDFGIVMPPYTPPLGQTCPGVLREKTMAGAIKRYGPTLSGRVLKRIDHELTIIEQTRFSAYFLVVADIVKQASRTCGRGSGAASIVAYCLGITNVCPIKHNLYFERFLNPERRDPPDIDVDFAWDERDAVLNHVLNRFKGRSAMVASHILFQPRMAVRETARVFGLPEVEIKQGISRLCRDLPFLKGANALNPEHLGKSPRLADPWPKIISLASRLVETPRHLSVHPGGVVITPDPIDTYVPVENAPKGIPVIQWEKESTEVAGLVKIDLLGNRSLGVIRDCIASIRETQGEFKDFQDIDPEDDPDTQQQVAQGQTMGCFYIESPAMRLLQKKSGQGDFQHLVIHSSIIRPAANEFINAYLKRLHSGVWEPLHPLLAGLLNETFGIMVFQEDVSQVAVRLAGFTHARADELRKVMSKKDRHKKLDVFRVEFFDGARSKGICYDAVERIWHMILSFSGYSFCKPHSASYARVSFQAAYLKTHYPAQFMAAVISNQGGFYSTFAYVSEARRMGIKILGPDVRYSRVCWTGFKKGIRVGLMAIKTLGRATMDRIVMERDKGMFSDCFDFFNRITPREDDVRSLTDSGCLDGLLLGSSRAALAWAYCVWQAGQRSMADRMDLFEPDRREIPNLPPDPPLQRLRREFAVLGFLPACHPMTLVREKFEGLNTITAVDLPNRVGRKVCFAGWLITGKLVRTRQGDPMKFLTFEDDTGLVETVLFPRTYTRFSHILDQGYPYLLFGQVENEWGAITLTVGRVSRL, from the coding sequence ATGATTCCCCTGGCAGTTCACTCCCACTATTCGTTGATGTGGGGAGTCCCTGGGGTCCGGGAACTGTGTGCCAGGGCCAAGGCTTTGGGGTATACGGCTTTGGCTCTGACGGACACCAATAATCTTTATGGGCTGTGGCCGTTTCTCGATGCCTGCGCCGAGTTTGATTTGCGGCCCTTGGTGGGTGCTGAAATCACTGACACGAACACGGGTTCAAAGGTCGTGGCCCTGGTGAAAAACAGTACGGGCTACGCCAATTTGTGCAGGTTGCTAACCCAACGCCACAGGGATCCGGACTTTAATCTAACCCACGCCATACCTCCTTTTGGGCAAGGCCTGATTCTTTTGACACCGTCTGCCCAATGTTTGACCCTTTGGCATGCGCTTTCCCGTCAGGGCATGGATTTGGATATTGCGGCCTTTATTGGGCGCACACCGGTTTCCCGCAACGGTCCCCTGTGCCGGGCGGCCCGGGCGGCGAAACGCCCCTTGGTGGCGGCTCCGGACAGTTATTTTTTATCTCCCGGAGATCATGATATTCATGCCCTGATGCGGGCCATTGATACCAAAACCACCCTGTCTCAACTCTCTTTTAATCAGGTGGCACAGGCTAACGCTTTTTTAGGCACCCCTGATTACTACGCCCATAAATTTGCCGCCATGCCCGAGGCATTGACGTCCACCCGGAGCCTGGCAGAGCGTCTTGAATTTGCCGGCCCTGATTTTGGCATTGTCATGCCCCCGTACACCCCGCCTTTGGGACAAACATGCCCGGGGGTGCTCCGGGAAAAAACCATGGCAGGTGCCATAAAGCGCTATGGGCCAACCCTTTCGGGGCGGGTGCTCAAGCGTATTGACCACGAATTGACCATCATTGAGCAGACACGGTTTTCCGCCTATTTTTTGGTGGTGGCCGATATTGTAAAGCAGGCTTCCCGCACCTGCGGCAGGGGCTCGGGCGCGGCGTCCATCGTGGCATACTGTCTGGGGATCACCAATGTTTGCCCCATCAAGCATAATCTCTATTTTGAACGGTTTCTCAATCCGGAACGCCGGGATCCTCCGGACATTGATGTGGATTTTGCATGGGATGAACGGGATGCCGTTCTCAACCATGTGTTGAACCGGTTTAAGGGCCGATCTGCCATGGTGGCAAGTCACATCCTGTTCCAGCCTCGGATGGCGGTGAGGGAAACCGCCCGGGTGTTTGGCCTGCCCGAAGTTGAGATAAAGCAGGGAATTTCCCGGCTGTGTCGGGATCTTCCTTTTTTAAAGGGTGCTAACGCATTAAATCCTGAACATCTCGGGAAATCTCCCAGGTTGGCTGATCCCTGGCCAAAGATCATCTCGCTTGCAAGCAGGCTTGTCGAAACGCCCAGGCATCTGTCTGTTCATCCAGGGGGTGTTGTCATCACCCCAGACCCCATCGATACCTATGTGCCCGTGGAAAATGCCCCCAAGGGTATCCCCGTCATTCAATGGGAAAAAGAGAGTACGGAAGTGGCAGGCCTTGTCAAAATTGATCTTTTAGGTAACCGCAGCCTGGGTGTCATCAGGGACTGTATTGCCTCAATCCGGGAGACCCAGGGAGAATTTAAGGATTTTCAGGACATTGACCCGGAAGATGATCCTGACACCCAGCAGCAGGTGGCCCAGGGGCAGACCATGGGCTGTTTTTACATTGAAAGCCCTGCCATGCGCCTGCTTCAGAAAAAATCCGGCCAGGGTGATTTCCAGCATTTGGTCATCCATTCCAGCATTATCCGGCCTGCGGCCAATGAATTCATAAACGCGTATCTCAAGCGTTTGCATTCAGGGGTATGGGAGCCGCTTCATCCTTTACTGGCAGGTCTTTTGAACGAAACCTTCGGTATTATGGTGTTCCAGGAGGATGTATCCCAGGTCGCAGTCCGGCTGGCTGGTTTTACCCATGCCAGGGCGGATGAACTGCGCAAGGTCATGTCCAAGAAGGACAGGCATAAAAAACTTGACGTTTTCCGGGTTGAATTTTTTGACGGTGCCCGCAGCAAAGGTATTTGTTATGATGCTGTGGAGCGGATATGGCACATGATCCTCTCATTTTCAGGCTACTCCTTTTGCAAGCCCCATTCGGCCTCCTATGCCCGGGTTTCATTTCAGGCCGCGTATCTTAAAACCCATTATCCGGCGCAATTCATGGCAGCCGTAATATCCAACCAGGGCGGCTTTTATTCCACCTTTGCCTATGTATCCGAAGCCCGGCGTATGGGGATAAAGATTCTGGGGCCGGATGTCCGGTACAGCCGGGTGTGCTGGACCGGGTTTAAAAAAGGGATTCGGGTCGGGCTGATGGCTATCAAAACCTTGGGCCGGGCAACCATGGACCGAATTGTTATGGAACGGGACAAGGGTATGTTTTCAGACTGTTTTGATTTTTTTAACCGCATCACCCCCAGAGAGGATGACGTCCGTTCTCTCACGGACAGCGGTTGTCTTGACGGTCTTTTGTTGGGGTCGAGCCGTGCGGCTTTAGCTTGGGCATATTGCGTCTGGCAGGCCGGTCAAAGGTCCATGGCGGACCGGATGGATCTGTTTGAACCCGACAGGCGTGAAATTCCGAATTTGCCTCCGGATCCGCCCCTTCAACGGCTGCGCCGGGAGTTTGCCGTGCTGGGTTTTTTACCGGCCTGTCACCCCATGACGCTTGTAAGGGAAAAATTCGAGGGCCTTAATACGATTACGGCTGTGGATCTGCCAAATAGGGTCGGCCGGAAAGTCTGTTTTGCAGGGTGGCTGATTACAGGCAAGCTTGTGAGAACCCGGCAGGGTGATCCCATGAAATTTCTTACCTTTGAAGATGATACCGGATTGGTGGAGACTGTCTTGTTTCCCAGAACATACACCAGATTCTCCCATATCCTTGATCAGGGGTATCCGTATTTACTTTTTGGCCAGGTGGAAAATGAATGGGGGGCAATTACATTAACCGTCGGTCGGGTGAGTCGTCTTTGA
- a CDS encoding ABC transporter ATP-binding protein, producing the protein MLEMKNVHSGYGSIKALKGVSMKVMPGEIVAMIGANGAGKSTTLMTICGIVKATAGEVWYDGKKINKINPEKLPTMGLCQVPEGRRIFPRLTVEENLILGAFHRKDKEQIKEDIQYSYGLFPRLGERRRQEGGTLSGGEQQMLAIARALMTKPKVLLLDEPSLGLAPIIIQQIFDIIKDVNKKDGTTILVVEQNANLALQSASRGYVMETGEITLEDKASALLENPKIREAYLGE; encoded by the coding sequence ATACTTGAAATGAAAAATGTCCACTCCGGGTATGGGTCCATCAAAGCCCTTAAGGGCGTATCCATGAAAGTCATGCCCGGAGAAATTGTGGCCATGATCGGGGCCAACGGCGCCGGAAAGTCCACAACATTGATGACCATCTGCGGAATTGTTAAAGCTACTGCCGGAGAGGTCTGGTATGACGGTAAAAAAATTAACAAGATCAATCCGGAAAAACTGCCCACCATGGGTCTTTGCCAGGTGCCCGAAGGCCGCAGGATTTTTCCAAGGCTGACCGTGGAAGAGAATCTGATTCTTGGCGCATTTCACAGAAAAGACAAGGAACAGATCAAAGAGGACATTCAGTATTCCTATGGACTGTTCCCCCGGCTGGGAGAGCGGCGCAGACAGGAAGGCGGCACCCTGTCCGGGGGCGAGCAGCAAATGCTTGCCATTGCCAGGGCCTTGATGACCAAGCCCAAAGTGCTGCTTTTAGATGAGCCCTCCCTGGGACTTGCCCCCATCATTATCCAGCAGATTTTTGATATCATTAAAGATGTAAATAAAAAAGACGGTACCACTATCCTGGTTGTCGAGCAGAATGCAAACCTAGCTTTGCAATCCGCCTCCCGGGGATATGTCATGGAAACCGGTGAAATCACCCTTGAGGACAAGGCCTCTGCCCTGCTTGAAAATCCGAAAATTCGGGAGGCCTATTTAGGAGAATAA
- the lexA gene encoding transcriptional repressor LexA, with amino-acid sequence MRPRLTEKQKKVMAFLKSALGQSGETPSLREMAKSLAISHAAVAQTLKLLETKGYIRRMGRYSRNIVILDDTGSMDADHRKKVIPIVGRITAGLPIYAGQEWDGNVVVDAALYPGDNLFALKVQGQSMKNAGIFDRDIAICRPRQYAVDREIVVALINGEEATIKRFFLHTDYIELRPENPAFSAHNYGFDDIMIQGKVIGIIRSAQAMEGE; translated from the coding sequence ATGAGACCAAGACTTACAGAAAAGCAAAAAAAGGTGATGGCTTTTTTAAAGTCCGCGCTTGGTCAATCCGGAGAGACTCCAAGTCTCAGAGAAATGGCCAAAAGCCTTGCCATTAGCCACGCAGCCGTGGCACAGACCCTGAAGTTGCTTGAAACCAAAGGGTATATCCGTAGGATGGGCCGGTACAGCAGAAACATCGTTATTCTGGATGACACCGGCTCCATGGACGCGGATCACCGTAAAAAGGTTATCCCCATTGTGGGACGGATCACTGCCGGGCTTCCCATCTACGCCGGCCAGGAGTGGGACGGCAATGTGGTGGTGGACGCCGCCCTCTACCCCGGCGATAACCTGTTTGCCCTGAAGGTCCAGGGTCAGTCCATGAAAAACGCGGGGATTTTTGACCGGGATATTGCCATCTGCAGGCCCCGGCAATATGCCGTGGACAGGGAAATTGTGGTGGCTCTGATCAATGGAGAAGAGGCCACGATCAAGCGTTTTTTTCTGCATACCGATTATATTGAACTGCGCCCGGAAAATCCTGCTTTCAGTGCGCATAACTACGGGTTTGACGATATTATGATCCAGGGTAAGGTGATCGGTATTATCCGCTCCGCCCAGGCCATGGAAGGGGAATAG
- a CDS encoding branched-chain amino acid ABC transporter permease — MEYFIQQLINGLTLGGMYALIALGYTMVYGVIQLINFAHGEFFTAGGYIGAIVLAYLSGSGYMDTHPILCLTIAFAVAMAYTAYLAIGVEKIAYKPLRKASRLSVLLSALGMSIFLSNGMMLTRGVYDAVYPSELFQGGMNFGSVTVSYLQITIVSLTAVLLIGLNLLVFKTKIGMAMRATAQDKTMSALVAIGSNKIISLTFAIGAGLAAAAGIMYGLYYGSVKYDMGFVPGIKAFSAAVLGGIGNITGAMIGGLIIGLVEIFGAGYLSGEYKDVYAFIILIGVLYFKPTGIMGENIDDTRV; from the coding sequence ATGGAATATTTTATTCAGCAGCTGATTAACGGTTTAACCCTAGGCGGGATGTACGCCTTGATTGCACTGGGTTATACCATGGTTTACGGCGTCATCCAGCTTATCAACTTTGCCCATGGTGAATTTTTCACCGCAGGCGGCTACATCGGTGCCATTGTCCTGGCGTATCTGTCCGGTTCCGGATATATGGATACCCACCCAATCCTGTGTTTGACCATTGCCTTTGCCGTGGCCATGGCTTACACGGCCTACCTGGCCATCGGCGTGGAAAAGATCGCCTATAAACCGTTGAGAAAGGCCTCCCGCCTTTCTGTTCTGCTTTCAGCCCTGGGCATGTCCATTTTTCTGTCCAACGGCATGATGCTCACCCGGGGGGTGTATGATGCGGTCTATCCGTCCGAGTTGTTCCAGGGCGGCATGAATTTCGGGTCGGTGACGGTTTCCTATCTTCAAATTACCATCGTCTCCCTGACAGCGGTGCTGCTCATCGGGCTTAATCTACTTGTATTCAAAACAAAAATCGGCATGGCCATGCGGGCAACGGCCCAGGATAAGACCATGTCCGCCCTGGTGGCTATCGGTTCCAATAAGATCATTTCCTTAACATTTGCCATTGGTGCCGGACTGGCCGCAGCGGCCGGCATCATGTACGGGCTGTATTACGGGTCCGTGAAGTATGACATGGGGTTTGTGCCCGGCATCAAGGCCTTTTCCGCAGCGGTTCTCGGTGGGATCGGCAATATCACCGGCGCCATGATCGGCGGACTTATCATCGGCCTGGTGGAAATCTTCGGGGCCGGCTACCTCTCCGGTGAGTACAAAGACGTGTATGCCTTCATCATCCTGATCGGGGTGCTCTATTTTAAACCTACTGGAATTATGGGCGAAAATATCGATGATACAAGAGTTTAA
- a CDS encoding branched-chain amino acid ABC transporter substrate-binding protein has translation MKKVISTLVLGLFLGACLAGGAYAKTLKIGSMSPLTGPYASDGTDIKNGALTAIEVMMEQGGIPGYDKIQLVPQDTACDPRQAVAAANKLINEEVTGVVGAYCSSSTIPASETLDEEDIIMITPASTNEMVTDRGLPYMFRMAGRDDDQAPAAARFIKEELKAKTLFIVDDKTTYSQGLADSVGKSAKEMGVEVVAHEHVNQGDKDFSAILTLAKKSNADVFYMSLQGFSPAAMMTLQAKRLGLKSQIVTNDAVFQPRYMEVAKDASAGVYLTYGYTDPETPEYKAFSDRYIPKYGEIAAYATYAYDCAMAYMKAVKAAGTTDAAKVKAELMKLDYQGVSKHIKFNKKGDSGSSYIAFKVVGDKFVPYWDPAKGLLK, from the coding sequence ATGAAAAAAGTTATTTCCACTTTAGTTTTAGGCCTGTTCCTGGGTGCCTGCCTTGCGGGCGGCGCGTATGCAAAAACCTTGAAAATCGGTTCCATGAGCCCTTTAACAGGTCCCTATGCCTCTGATGGAACAGACATCAAAAACGGTGCCCTCACGGCCATTGAGGTGATGATGGAACAGGGCGGAATTCCCGGATATGACAAAATTCAGCTGGTGCCCCAGGATACGGCATGTGACCCCCGCCAGGCGGTTGCGGCGGCCAACAAACTGATCAACGAAGAGGTCACCGGCGTTGTGGGTGCATATTGTTCTTCTTCCACCATTCCGGCATCTGAAACCCTGGATGAGGAAGATATCATTATGATTACCCCTGCCTCCACCAATGAGATGGTTACGGACCGCGGGCTTCCCTACATGTTCCGCATGGCCGGCCGCGATGATGACCAGGCCCCGGCAGCGGCACGCTTCATTAAGGAAGAATTGAAAGCCAAAACCCTTTTCATTGTTGATGATAAAACCACATATTCCCAGGGCCTTGCAGACAGTGTTGGAAAATCTGCAAAAGAAATGGGCGTAGAGGTTGTGGCCCATGAGCATGTAAACCAGGGAGACAAAGACTTTTCCGCCATCCTGACACTTGCAAAAAAATCCAATGCAGACGTGTTCTATATGTCTTTACAGGGTTTTTCCCCGGCTGCGATGATGACCCTGCAGGCCAAGCGCCTGGGACTGAAATCCCAGATCGTCACCAATGATGCCGTTTTCCAACCCCGGTACATGGAGGTGGCCAAGGACGCATCCGCAGGTGTTTATCTTACTTATGGATATACTGACCCCGAAACACCGGAATACAAAGCATTTTCAGATCGCTATATTCCCAAATACGGGGAAATTGCCGCCTATGCCACCTACGCATACGACTGTGCCATGGCTTATATGAAAGCAGTCAAGGCTGCCGGTACCACAGACGCCGCCAAAGTAAAAGCAGAATTGATGAAACTGGATTACCAGGGTGTCTCCAAGCATATAAAATTCAATAAGAAAGGCGACTCCGGTTCCTCCTATATTGCCTTCAAGGTTGTAGGCGATAAATTCGTTCCCTACTGGGATCCCGCAAAAGGCTTGCTCAAGTAA
- a CDS encoding DUF72 domain-containing protein yields MERLCAGTSGYSYAEWVDAGVYPPGTHAAGMLPAYAGMFKATELNYTWYQMPKARSLERMAGQVPEGFKFSVKLTRTMTHEVDKAQWIREVLMFRQGIVPLETMGCLLCILVQLPPYFTRTPERRFYLAALLDELSGLPVAVEFRHPSWVNDKVFYEFERRAVTLVTVDGPDLPSLFPRLDIVTNPQLFYLRLHGRNSQGWRSGNMQKQFDYNYSETELKTLAEIISNTLGPAADTGAVFFNNHVRGQAPHNCRRLIDILSVRS; encoded by the coding sequence GTGGAAAGGCTGTGTGCAGGCACCAGCGGTTACTCCTATGCGGAGTGGGTGGATGCAGGGGTTTACCCGCCCGGCACCCATGCGGCCGGTATGCTGCCGGCCTATGCCGGCATGTTTAAGGCCACGGAGCTTAACTATACCTGGTACCAGATGCCCAAGGCCCGATCCCTTGAACGGATGGCAGGCCAGGTGCCCGAAGGGTTCAAGTTCAGTGTCAAACTCACCCGTACCATGACCCATGAAGTGGATAAAGCCCAATGGATTAGAGAGGTACTGATGTTTCGTCAGGGCATTGTTCCCCTGGAAACTATGGGCTGTCTTTTGTGCATACTGGTTCAGCTGCCCCCTTATTTCACGCGCACCCCGGAGCGTAGATTCTATCTGGCCGCCTTGCTGGATGAACTTTCAGGTCTGCCTGTGGCCGTTGAATTCCGGCATCCTTCCTGGGTCAATGACAAAGTTTTTTATGAATTTGAACGGCGGGCCGTCACCCTGGTGACCGTGGATGGACCGGATCTGCCCAGTCTGTTCCCTCGACTTGATATTGTGACCAATCCACAGCTTTTCTACTTGCGGCTGCACGGCAGAAACAGCCAGGGGTGGCGTTCGGGCAATATGCAGAAACAATTTGACTACAATTACAGTGAAACCGAACTCAAAACGCTTGCCGAAATTATTTCCAACACCCTTGGACCTGCCGCAGACACGGGCGCTGTCTTTTTCAATAACCACGTCAGAGGTCAGGCGCCCCATAACTGCCGGCGGCTGATCGACATACTCAGTGTCCGGTCATGA